A genome region from Erigeron canadensis isolate Cc75 chromosome 3, C_canadensis_v1, whole genome shotgun sequence includes the following:
- the LOC122591380 gene encoding glycine-rich protein DOT1-like, producing MEFDGSSIDKGSQDSMEFSRNSAANHHRRGVFRRITIFSGECWIRKLLVKFCGGRKTGKQPVSLDRSSIGGGVNGGDNVANPGMGSNTGSNSGGHEGSGAAAVMVGATHMSEMGGSGSGSSHGGHGGGGGSGYAGGDGSGGC from the exons atggaatttgacggatcAAGCATAGATAAAGGAAGCCAAGATTCCATGGAGTTCTCGAGAAACTCAGCAGCTAACCACCACCGCAGGGGTGTTTTCCggcgaatcaccattttttccggcgagtgttgGATTCGAAAACTTTTGGTCAAG TTTTGTGGTGGGAGGAAGACTGGCAAACAACCAGTTTCGCTAGACAGATCTTCAATAGGAGGTGGAGTTAATGGTGGTGACAATGTAGCTAACCCTGGTATGGGTAGTAATACTGGTAGTAATTCTGGTGGTCATGAAGGTTCAGGCGCGGCGGCTGTGATGGTAGGCGCAACACATATGTCCGAAATGGGTGGGAGCGGATCTGGAAGTTCTCATGGCggtcatggtggtggtgggggtaGTGGATATGCTGGTGGTGATGGTTCCGGAGGTTGTTAA